A region of Thermococcus sp. DNA encodes the following proteins:
- a CDS encoding regulator of amino acid metabolism, contains ACT domain protein: protein MILIEEYFRPYPARKRVAEFLLRNGVSVREGSMGFAGVELSISEVAKAVGVNRKVVYQTVETIGASNALRLLFERAEPELKVEGIAPAMNWEVIEIEVIERPAEVLHRVLGAVLKEGNEAVSVSMRNLPGEEARISIVVEKPLKGETLRALEGIAGIKKVLIKTPEKDKTRLVCTFCEVKYCPKRLEGGDNED from the coding sequence ATGATCCTGATAGAGGAGTATTTCAGGCCCTATCCCGCGAGAAAGAGGGTTGCCGAGTTCCTGCTGAGGAACGGGGTTAGCGTCAGGGAGGGCTCTATGGGCTTCGCCGGCGTTGAACTCTCGATAAGTGAGGTCGCGAAAGCCGTGGGGGTGAACAGAAAGGTCGTTTACCAGACCGTCGAGACGATAGGGGCGTCAAATGCCCTCCGCTTGCTCTTTGAACGGGCTGAGCCGGAGCTGAAGGTCGAGGGCATAGCCCCCGCAATGAACTGGGAGGTCATTGAGATTGAAGTTATAGAAAGGCCGGCCGAGGTGCTTCACCGCGTTCTCGGGGCGGTTCTAAAGGAGGGTAACGAGGCGGTCTCGGTCAGCATGAGGAACCTGCCGGGGGAGGAAGCACGCATCTCAATCGTGGTGGAGAAGCCGCTAAAGGGTGAAACCCTCAGGGCCCTCGAAGGAATCGCGGGAATAAAGAAGGTCCTCATAAAGACCCCGGAGAAGGACAAAACCCGGCTTGTCTGCACCTTCTGTGAGGTTAAGTACTGTCCGAAAAGGCTGGAAGGTGGTGATAATGAGGATTAG